One window of the Arvicanthis niloticus isolate mArvNil1 chromosome 23, mArvNil1.pat.X, whole genome shotgun sequence genome contains the following:
- the Serpina4 gene encoding kallistatin yields the protein MHHTYCLLFLLAGFLGFTHSQPGHEPDSTSNQTHKEDSQRNISSYHIASDNADFAFRLYHLIASQNSEKNIFFSPLSISVSLAMLSTGAVGDTQTQILEGLGFNLSKLSLPEIHEGFRSIQHTIARPFSELHVSVGNALILSQDLQLLPEFASAAETSYNSKVLHANFRDKEAAVQLINDYVKEKTQGKIRNLVSNLSPDVRMVLVNYIFFRGLWKKPFPFSRVSTSDFYVDENTVVKVPMMLQDQQEHWYIEDRRVPCTVLRMDYRGDAVAFFILPNRGKMNEVEQVLSPGMLMRWNRLLQNRFFYRELTLQFPKFSISNSYALDEILPDLGFQDLFTPHANFSNINKEEKLQLSKVFHKATLDVNEVGTEAAASTGSFAIFLSARHKKRELTFNRPFLIVIYSTSSQSILFMGKVVNPTA from the exons ATGCACCATACTTACTgtctgctgtttctcctggctgGATTCTTGGGGTTCACTCACAGTCAGCCAGGCCATGAGCCTGACAGTACATCCAACCAAACCCATAAAGAAGACTCACAGCGGAACATCTCCAGCTACCACATTGCCTCCGACAATGCCGACTTTGCCTTCCGTCTCTACCACCTGATAGCATCCCAAAACTCTGAGAAGAACATTTTCTTCTCCCCACTCAGCATCTCCGTCTCCTTGGCCATGCTGTCCACAGGGGCTGTTGGGGATACCCAGACTCAGATCCTCGAAGGCCTGGGCTTCAACCTCTCGAAGCTGTCACTGCCTGAAATCCATGAGGGCTTCAGGTCCATACAGCACACAATAGCTCGACCATTCAGCGAGCTGCACGTCTCTGTAGGCAATGCGCTGATCCTGAGCCAGGACCTACAGCTCCTTCCTGAGTTTGCCAGCGCCGCTGAAACCTCCTATAACAGCAAAGTCTTGCACGCTAACTTCAGAGACAAAGAGGCTGCTGTCCAGCTCATCAACGACTATGTCAAGGAGAAAACTCAGGGCAAGATCAGAAATTTGGTCAGTAACCTGAGCCCGGATGTAAGGATGGTGCTGGTAAATTATATCTTCTTTCGAG GCCTTTGGAAGAAACCCTTTCCTTTTTCTAGAGTCTCTACCAGTGACTTCTATGTAGACGAGAACACAGTTGTAAAGGTGCCCATGATGCTGCAAGATCAGCAGGAACACTGGTATATTGAGGACAGACGTGTACCCTGCACGGTGCTGCGGATGGATTACAGGGGCGATGCGGTGGCGTTCTTCATCCTTCCTAACAGGGGCAAGATGAACGAGGTGGAGCAGGTGCTGTCCCCAGGCATGCTAATGAGGTGGAATCGCTTGCTTCAGAATAG GTTCTTTTACAGAGAGCTCACATTGCAGTTTCCCAAATTCTCCATTTCAAATTCCTATGCACTGGATGAGATTTTGCCCGACTTGGGCTTCCAGGACCTGTTCACCCCGCACGCCAACTTCTCAAATATCAACAAAGAGGAGAAATTGCAATTATCCAAA GTTTTCCACAAGGCCACCCTGGACGTGAATGAAGTTGGCACAGAGGCTGCAGCATCCACCGGTTCCTTTGCCATCTTTCTTTCTGCCCGCCACAAGAAACGTGAACTTACTTTCAACCGGCCATTCTTGATAGTGATATATTCCACCAGCTCCCAGAGTATCCTCTTCATGGGGAAGGTGGTCAACCCCACAGCATAG